A single window of Papio anubis isolate 15944 chromosome 8, Panubis1.0, whole genome shotgun sequence DNA harbors:
- the NAPRT gene encoding nicotinate phosphoribosyltransferase isoform X7, with protein MGLRRAQGPDGGLTASTYSYLGGFDSSSNVLAGQLRGVPVAGTLAHSFVTSFSGSEVPPDPVSPSSQSCRLQATGLKPALALGRGVPPRQVTPVLSQEAGTGCVTFALKLGCPWLPPGLILHSWPPFFTNPIPQMLAPAAGEGPGVDLAAKAQVWLEHVCAHLGLGVQEPHPGERAAFVAYALAFPRAFQGLLDSYSVRRSGLPNFLAVALALGELGYRAVGVRLDSGDLLQQAQEIRKVFRAAAAQFQVPWLESVPIAVSNNIDEEALARLAQEGSEVNVIGIGTGWAHCHLLSPTQGSEVNVIGIGTSVVTCPQQPSLGCVYKLVAVGGQPRMKLTEDPEKQTLPGSKAAFRLLGSDGSLLMDVLQLAEEPAPQAGQELRVWPPGAQEPCTVRPAQVEPLLWLCLQQGQLCEPLPSLAESRALVQLSLSQLSPEHRRLQSPAQYQVGGRPALSFCPVCPCPYHAHRSPSLLPAGGAV; from the exons ATGGGCCTGAGGCGGGCTCAGGGCCCGGATGGGGGCCTGACAGCCTCCACCTACAGCTACCTGGGCG GCTTCGACAGCAGCAGCAACGTGCTAGCGGGCCAGCTCCGCGGTGTGCCAGTGGCGGGGACCCTGGCCCACTCCTTCGTCACTTCCTTTTCGGGCAGTGAGGTGCCCCCTGACCCGGTCAGTCCCTCTTCTCAATCCTGCCGTCTCCAGGCGACAGGCCTCAAGCCAGCCCTTGCCCTGGGGAGAGGTGTGCCACCCAGGCAGGTCACCCCAGTGCTGTCCCAGGAAGCTGGCACAGGCTGCGTTACCTTTGCCCTCAAACTAGGGTGTCCCTGGCTGCCCCCGGGCCTCATTCTGCATTCCTGGCCCCCATTCTTCACCAACCCCATTCCACAGATGTTGGCGCCGGCAGCTGGTGAGGGCCCTGGGGTGGACCTGGCGGCCAAAGCCCAGGTGTGGCTGGAGCACGTGTGTGCccacctggggctgggggtgcagGAGCCACACCCAGGTGAGCGGGCAGCCTTTGTGGCCTATGCCTTGGCCTTTCCCCGGGCCTTCCAGGGCCTCCTGGACTCCTACAGCGTGCGGAG GAGTGGTCTCCCCAACTTCCTAGCAGTCGCCCTGGCCCTGGGAGAGCTGGGCTACCGGGCAGTGGGTGTGAGGCTGGACAGTGGTGACCTGCTACAGCAGGCCCAGGAGATCCGCAAGGTGTTCCGAGCTGCTGCAGCCCA GTTCCAGGTGCCCTGGCTGGAGTCAGTCCCCATTGCAGTCAGCAACAACATTGATGAGGAGGCACTGGCCCGACTGGCCCAGGAG GGCAGTGAGGTGAATGTCATTGGCATTGGCACTGGctgggctcactgccacctcctttCCCCCACCCAGGGCAGTGAGGTGAATGTCATTGGCATTGGCACCAGTGTGGTCACCTGCCCCCAACAGCCTTCCCTGGGCTGCGTCTATAAG CTGGTGGCCGTGGGGGGCCAGCCACGAATGAAGCTGACCGAAGACCCCGAGAAGCAGACGTTACCTGGGAGCAAGGCTGCTTTCCGGCTCCTGGGCTCTGACG GGTCTCTACTTATGGACGTACTGCAGTTAGCAGAGGAGCCAGCGCCACAGGCTGGGCAGGAGCTGAGGGTGTGGCCTCCAGGGGCCCAGGAGCCCTGCACCGTGAGGCCAGCCCAGGTGGAGCCACTACTGTGGCTCTGCCTCCAGCAAGGACAG CTATGTGAGCCGCTCCCATCCCTGGCAGAGTCTAGAGCCTTGGTCCAGCTGTCCCTGAGCCAACTCAGCCCTGAGCACAGGCGGCTGCAGAGCCCTGCACAGTACCAGGTTGGAGGGAGGCCTGCCCTGTCATTCTGCCCTGTGTGCCCCTGCCCTTACCATGCCCACCGCTCTCCTTCTCTGCTCCCTGCAGGTGGTGCTGTCTGA